The Vibrio marisflavi CECT 7928 region TTTCCATTGCAAATTCTCGTTTATTGTTGGTGGTCGTTAGGTGAAGCGATCGTGTGCTTGTTCATTCACTATGTTACTGGAGGGCCAGTTTGGTCGTTATTGATTTATAAATTAAAGTGCCTAGTACGGTATAAACCTATCGCGAGTAAAAAAATAAAGTTAATGTGTTTTATTCGACATATGTCGTATTTTGGTCTTAACCTGTAACCTAATTAACACTGCCATTGCAAGTCGGCTTGTATATCATAGCTAAATAAATCACACCCTAACAACGATAACTAATTATGAGGCAGGAATGACAACACAGCATACGCAAAATATCCCTCAACTAACAATAAAAGGCGATCATTTTCAGATAGGTTTTCAACTTGGCCAGTTTTTTAAATCAGCTATTCATGAACGCCTATTAAATAATAAAGAACTTAACACTCTTATTGAAAGTTGGAGTAGTAGTCCCGAGTTTGATTCGTTAAAAATTGCAGCGAAGCAGTTTTCTACAGGCTATTTTGATGAGGTTAGGGGGCTTAGCGAAGGCGCAGGTGTTCCATTTGATACTATCTTCATGTGGAATTGTCGCGGTGATTTTGCTTTTCCATCACAACAAGGGGATGGGCTTCCAGTCAACGGTTGCACAACTCTTTTCCTACCAAAAAGCGAATCAGAAAGTGCGTATATTGCACATAACGAAGATGGAGACATCGAGTTCTTAGGTCAGTGCGCGTGGGTTACTGTTATACCTAAGCATGGAAACATGTTTAAAAGTTTTGTATATCCGGGTTTAATCGCAGGCAACGCAATTTCAGTGAACGAAAAAGGGCTAGTTCAAACTATTAACAATATTCGCGCTTTTGATTGCAAAGCAGGGATACCTCGACAGTTCATTTCTAGAGCGATTCTTGATGCAAACTCACTTGTAGAAGCAATAGAGTTATTGCAGCGTAAAGACAGAGCTTCAGGTTACCATCATGGCTTAGCTCAGGCTGGTGAAAATTATCTGTTTAGTGTTGAAACGTCTGGTGGGGAGTGCGAAGTTATACGACTAGAAAGTCATCAATTTTATGGGCATGCCAATCACCTCAAATCTGCGGGGTTAAAAGATCTTCCGAACACAAAAACGGACTCTTCATTGTACCGTGAGAAGAGAATGACTGAGCTGTTTGAATCACTTTCTTCTCATTCGGGTGAGCAAATTACTGAAGTGCTGTTTGATCAGGAAGCGGCCAGCGGCAACACTTTGTATCGTCAAGGTGACTCTGGTGGGGAATATGCGCAGACCTTAACAACGGGTATTTTCGAGATAAAAGATAACTCAGTGAATATCACGTTACATTTCTCTCCAGAAGATACATTTACTATCTCTGATACCATTACAGTCACTCGTTAGACGTTTTTAAATAAAGGTGCCCAAGAGAGTTCAATTCTTGGGTGCTTTGCTCTAAATGGTGTCTATATAACCTTTAGTGTAAGAATTATTTTCCTAAGTATATCAATGATATAAATGTCACTATTTGAGGCGAATATTTTGCTAAAACAATTGATAGTATCTTACAATTTTGTCTTCCTTAATTGAGTTTTACTGCATATTTATTCTTTTCTCAGGTTTTGAAGTTTAACAATAAATGGAGATCTAAATGCAAAAGGCCGCTCAAGATAAATACCTACCTAAAACGAATGAAACTCTTCCTCACTACATTTCTGAAAAATTACCTGCTCATATCCAATTAGGCGGTGAACCAAGCAATTGGTCTGTTAAAGAAGTCGGTGATGGTAATTTAAATCTTGTGTTTATTGTTGCAGGAACGGAAAAGACAATTGTAGTAAAGCAAGCACTTCCATACGTTCGCGCCGCGGGTGAGAGCTGGAAACTCTCGACGAAGAGAGCATTTTTTGAATACAACATATTGGCTCTTGAGGCTCGCTTTGCAGGTCAAGACTTAGTGCCGGAAGTGTACTTTTACGACGAGGAGCAGGCGTTATGTGCAATGGAGTATTTAAGCCCGCATATTATCCTTCGCAAGGAGTTGATGGCGGGAAAACAGTTTCCTAATCTGGCTGAAGACATTGGTCGATTTCTCGCGAGAAGCTTGTTTTTCACATCCGATTTAGGGATGAACGCAGAAGAAAAGAAAGCGCTAGTGTCGAAATTCGTAGTTAATGACGAGCTTTGCAAGATCACTGAAGACTTGATTTTCACTGAGCCGTATTATGACGCGGAGTTAAATGACTGGACTTCACCTCAGCTGGATGAGGATGTGAAAAAAGTATGGCAAGACGAAGAGATGATTCAAGTTGCCATGCGTTACAAGTACAAATTTATGACCGAAGCTCAAGCACTATTGCACGGAGATTTGCACTCTGGTTCTATTATGGTTGCGGATTCTGATACTAAGGTGATTGACCCCGAGTTTGGTTTTATGGGGCCGATGGCTTTTGATATTGGTAATTATATCGGCAACTTGTTCTTAGCATATTTTTCAAGACCGGGTTGGCAGAGTGAGGAAGAGGAATGCAGCCTAAGTCAAAATTGGTTGCTAGAACAGGTATCAAAAACGTGGCAAGTTTTTGTCGCTCAGTTTACCCAGTTGTGGGCGGATAAAGCGCAAGGTGAGGCATACCCCGTTGCTATCTATCAACAAGGGTTAGGTCAAGCCGCTTTAACAAGAGCGCAGCAATCCTTCTTTGAGACGCTGCTCGAAGATACCCTTGTTAATGCGGGTCTAGAAATTAACCGTCGCATTATTGGCTTTGCTGGTGTGGCGGACTTTAAAGAAATTGCAGACGCGGATTTAAGGGCTGAGTGCGAGCGCAGCGCATTGAAATTGGCACGCGAGTTGATCGTGAATGCTCGACAATACGAAGACTTACAATCCGTTGCTCGCTATGTACAGCACTGCAATAAATCTTAGAGGCTAAAAAAAAATGGAAATCAATGGAAAGCATTATCGCAGCGTTTGGCTAGCAGATGACGGTACAACTGTCGAAATACTCGATCAAACTAAACTTCCTTATGAGTTGGAAATTATCCAGCTAACATCGATGCAGTTGGCAGCTACAGCAATTCGAGATATGTGGGTTCGTGGTGCGCCATTAATTGGCGCTGTGGCTGCCTATGGCGTGGCATTGGGAATGAAGCATGATCCAAGTGATGAGCACTTGCAGAAGTGTTATGACGAGTTAATTGAAACTCGCCCAACAGCCATCAATTTGAAGTGGGCGCTAGACCGTGCGTTCTCTTTGTTGCAGGGCACTCCGACAGAGCAAAGAGAAAAAGTAGCATACACGTTAGCGGAAGAAGTTGCCGATGAAGATGTCAAACTATGTGAAAGTATTGGCGATCATGGACTAGAGCTTATTAAAGAGATAGCGAGCAAAAAGCCACAAGGTTCAGTAGTGAATATTCTTACGCACTGCAATGCGGGCTGGCTTGCGACGGTTGATTGGGGAACGGCTATTTCTCCTATTTATAAAGCTCACGAAGCTGGGATAAAAGTGCACGTGTGGGTGGATGAAACTCGGCCCCGTAACCAAGGACTTTTGACGGCATTTGAGCTCAGCTCTCACGGTGTGCCTCATACACTAATCGCCGATAATGCGGGTGGTCACTTAATGCAGCATGGTGAAGTCGATTTGTGCATTGTGGGTACTGACCGAACTACTGCCCAAGGTGATGTATGCAATAAAATTGGCACCTACCTTAAAGCTCTTGCAGCCTATGACAATAATGTGCCTTTTTATGTTGCACTACCGTCTCCAACTATTGACTGGACTATCAATGATGGCCTCAAAGAGATACCCATTGAGCAGAGAGCTGGACACGAACAATCCCACGTATTTGGCCTAGATGAAAATGGAACTAGAAGAGAAGTAAACACTGCACCAAAAGGAACAGAATGCGGCAACTACGCATTCGATGTCACTCCTGCAAAGTATGTCACTGGGCTTATCACTGAACGCGGTGTTTGCGATGCCAATCATGATGCGCTAGCGACTATGTTTTCTGATTTACTTTAGAGTCACGCTTATATGGGAGGGTCATTCCCTCCCGATCTTCTGCAACCTCTCCACCAACACCCTCACTTTCGGTAGCATAAAATGATTGGCTTGGTATATAGCGTACGCGGCTTCTGGCTGCAGATACCAGTCTTCTAATATTGGCACTAACTCAGTTCTTTCTATAGCTGATTTGGCAATGAATTTGGGTAGATATGCGACACCTACTCCTGCGATTGCAGCTTCTAAAAGTGCTGTGCTGGTATTGCAGCGGA contains the following coding sequences:
- a CDS encoding C45 family autoproteolytic acyltransferase/hydolase, whose protein sequence is MTTQHTQNIPQLTIKGDHFQIGFQLGQFFKSAIHERLLNNKELNTLIESWSSSPEFDSLKIAAKQFSTGYFDEVRGLSEGAGVPFDTIFMWNCRGDFAFPSQQGDGLPVNGCTTLFLPKSESESAYIAHNEDGDIEFLGQCAWVTVIPKHGNMFKSFVYPGLIAGNAISVNEKGLVQTINNIRAFDCKAGIPRQFISRAILDANSLVEAIELLQRKDRASGYHHGLAQAGENYLFSVETSGGECEVIRLESHQFYGHANHLKSAGLKDLPNTKTDSSLYREKRMTELFESLSSHSGEQITEVLFDQEAASGNTLYRQGDSGGEYAQTLTTGIFEIKDNSVNITLHFSPEDTFTISDTITVTR
- the mtnK gene encoding S-methyl-5-thioribose kinase yields the protein MQKAAQDKYLPKTNETLPHYISEKLPAHIQLGGEPSNWSVKEVGDGNLNLVFIVAGTEKTIVVKQALPYVRAAGESWKLSTKRAFFEYNILALEARFAGQDLVPEVYFYDEEQALCAMEYLSPHIILRKELMAGKQFPNLAEDIGRFLARSLFFTSDLGMNAEEKKALVSKFVVNDELCKITEDLIFTEPYYDAELNDWTSPQLDEDVKKVWQDEEMIQVAMRYKYKFMTEAQALLHGDLHSGSIMVADSDTKVIDPEFGFMGPMAFDIGNYIGNLFLAYFSRPGWQSEEEECSLSQNWLLEQVSKTWQVFVAQFTQLWADKAQGEAYPVAIYQQGLGQAALTRAQQSFFETLLEDTLVNAGLEINRRIIGFAGVADFKEIADADLRAECERSALKLARELIVNARQYEDLQSVARYVQHCNKS
- the mtnA gene encoding S-methyl-5-thioribose-1-phosphate isomerase gives rise to the protein MEINGKHYRSVWLADDGTTVEILDQTKLPYELEIIQLTSMQLAATAIRDMWVRGAPLIGAVAAYGVALGMKHDPSDEHLQKCYDELIETRPTAINLKWALDRAFSLLQGTPTEQREKVAYTLAEEVADEDVKLCESIGDHGLELIKEIASKKPQGSVVNILTHCNAGWLATVDWGTAISPIYKAHEAGIKVHVWVDETRPRNQGLLTAFELSSHGVPHTLIADNAGGHLMQHGEVDLCIVGTDRTTAQGDVCNKIGTYLKALAAYDNNVPFYVALPSPTIDWTINDGLKEIPIEQRAGHEQSHVFGLDENGTRREVNTAPKGTECGNYAFDVTPAKYVTGLITERGVCDANHDALATMFSDLL